The Candidatus Paceibacterota bacterium region GCGTAATAGGGGGATTATCGGCCCTGCCGAACAACAGGCATTTTTGAATCCTGACTATACACGTGATGTGCGTGATCCTTTTGGCATTCTCAATATGGAAAAAGCAGTTGATCGCATTCTTTCGGGAATGCGTGCGGGTGAGGATATTGTCATCTTTGGAGATTACGACTGTGATGGTATTCCTGGTTCAGTCATTCTCCATGATCTCTTTGTAAAGATTGGTTACGATAATTTCCGTAATTACATTCCACATCGACATAATGAAGGTTATGGGTTATCAGTTGCGGCAGTGGAGAAATTCATCAAGGAAGGTGTGCAGCTTATCATTACGGTCGACTGTGGTATTACTGATGTCGCCGCAGTCGAAGTCGCAAATGCTGCAGGAATAACGGTCATCATCACTGACCACCATTTGCCTGGGCCGGTACTTCCTCCCGCTTTCGCAATTCTCAATTCAAAGCAAGAAGGGGATACCTATCATGACAATATGTTGTGTGGGGCAGGTGTGGCATTCAAGTTGTCTCAAGCAATGCTCAAGAAAGGCGGATTTGCGGATATTCCCGATGGTTGGGAAAAGTGGCTTCTTGATATGGCGGGCATTTCGACGATTGCGGACATGGTGCCACTTGTGAAAGAGAATCGCGCGCTTGCATACTTCGGACTGAAGGTGCTTAAGCGTTCTGCGCGTCCAGGTCTTAAGGCATTGCTTGCGACCGCGAAAGTGGATCAGCGTTTTCTTACTGAGGAAGATGTGGGATTTACAATCGCGCCTCGCATCAATGCAGCATCGCGCATGGCAGAGCCTATCGCCGCATTTCATATGCTTGCAGCAGACGATGAGGCGAAGGCGATCGCACATGCAAAGGCACTTGAAGATCTCAATAATTCTCGCAAGCTCGCAACGAAGAAGATGGCCGAGGAGGCACACCGTATAGTTTCAGAACTTAAAAAGATACCAGAGGTACTCGTTGTCGGAAAGATTGGATGGTCAGTTGGTGTGGCAGGCATCGTTGCGGCACAACTCGTGGAGCGCTACCAAAAGCCCGCATTCGTATGGTGTCAGGATGGTGATGAGATCAAAGGGTCCTGCCGCTCTGATGGTTCGATTAGCGTCGTTGAGCTGATGCATGCGGTTCCTGGAGAAGTGTTCATTGCGCGGGGTGGCCATGCACAAGCGGGTGGCTTCAGTGTTCATCCTGATCATATTAATGATTTTGCAAAAGCATTGAATAAGGCACACAAAGGGGTTACTAAGAATATTTCGCCTGATAGTCTCTATGAAACAGACG contains the following coding sequences:
- the recJ gene encoding single-stranded-DNA-specific exonuclease RecJ, which encodes MHPLTEQLLRNRGIIGPAEQQAFLNPDYTRDVRDPFGILNMEKAVDRILSGMRAGEDIVIFGDYDCDGIPGSVILHDLFVKIGYDNFRNYIPHRHNEGYGLSVAAVEKFIKEGVQLIITVDCGITDVAAVEVANAAGITVIITDHHLPGPVLPPAFAILNSKQEGDTYHDNMLCGAGVAFKLSQAMLKKGGFADIPDGWEKWLLDMAGISTIADMVPLVKENRALAYFGLKVLKRSARPGLKALLATAKVDQRFLTEEDVGFTIAPRINAASRMAEPIAAFHMLAADDEAKAIAHAKALEDLNNSRKLATKKMAEEAHRIVSELKKIPEVLVVGKIGWSVGVAGIVAAQLVERYQKPAFVWCQDGDEIKGSCRSDGSISVVELMHAVPGEVFIARGGHAQAGGFSVHPDHINDFAKALNKAHKGVTKNISPDSLYETDGHLQLADVSRETYNAITALAPFGEGNPKPIFAFEGVRVADVQMFGKTKEHLKVVLSDELGRSAEAIAWYKTPASYPHAHLVKGGSVTMIAHVEESRFLGKVQLRLRIIDILPARI